One window of the Streptomyces sp. WZ-12 genome contains the following:
- a CDS encoding IS3 family transposase (programmed frameshift), with the protein MGSPGTGNEEQAVAPRKYSPEFREEAVRIALSSSKTVTEVGRELEMNPETLRGWMKKHQKRNELPADAGLPVSERARLKELERRNHELEMENAFLKKAAGVLREGSPVASKYEFIDEMRLDTAEYVYSVEFMCSRLGVSRSGYYEWRDRPESATAKRREELKMLIKKAFEESDSTYGYRRVHAQLARWGRAVGPELVRRLMREMGLEPCQPRPNRFGLTQATASLVPDLVGRDFTADTPGEKLVGDITYIPTTEGWLYLATIIDCCSKEVIGYAMDDHYRTPLIVRAIRNAARNRKLTKGAIFHSDRGSNSMSTEFADVLKKLQLRKSAGRTGICFDNAMAESFFGVLKNERVSRVTYLTREAARQDITRYIEFWYNRKRLHSAVGYHPPREVHAEHQKLRIAA; encoded by the exons ATAGGATCGCCTGGAACAGGGAACGAGGAACAAGCAGTGGCACCGAGAAAGTACTCCCCGGAGTTCCGTGAGGAAGCCGTCCGGATTGCCTTGAGTTCGAGCAAGACGGTCACCGAGGTCGGCCGGGAACTCGAGATGAATCCGGAGACGCTCCGTGGCTGGATGAAGAAACACCAGAAGCGGAATGAGTTGCCCGCCGATGCCGGCCTGCCCGTCAGTGAGCGTGCGCGACTGAAAGAGCTGGAACGGCGCAACCACGAGCTCGAGATGGAGAACGCCTTCCTGAAAAAAGCCGCAG GCGTACTTCGCGAAGGATCCCCGGTAGCGAGCAAGTACGAGTTCATCGATGAGATGCGACTTGATACGGCGGAGTACGTCTACAGCGTCGAGTTCATGTGCAGCAGACTCGGCGTTTCCAGATCCGGCTACTACGAATGGCGCGACCGTCCAGAATCCGCAACAGCCAAGCGGCGCGAGGAACTGAAAATGCTCATCAAGAAGGCATTCGAGGAATCCGACAGCACCTATGGCTACCGGCGCGTCCACGCCCAGCTGGCCCGCTGGGGCCGCGCCGTCGGCCCGGAGCTGGTCCGCCGCCTCATGCGCGAGATGGGCCTGGAACCCTGCCAGCCGAGGCCGAATCGTTTCGGCCTCACCCAAGCCACGGCCAGCCTGGTGCCAGACCTTGTCGGCCGCGACTTCACCGCCGACACACCCGGCGAAAAACTTGTCGGCGACATCACCTACATACCGACGACAGAGGGCTGGCTTTATCTCGCGACCATTATCGACTGCTGCAGCAAGGAAGTTATCGGCTACGCAATGGATGACCACTACCGGACGCCGCTCATCGTCCGGGCTATCCGTAACGCGGCACGAAACCGCAAGCTCACCAAGGGCGCGATATTTCATAGCGATCGCGGCAGCAACTCCATGTCCACCGAGTTCGCAGATGTCCTCAAGAAGCTTCAACTCCGAAAGTCCGCCGGGCGCACGGGGATCTGTTTCGACAACGCGATGGCCGAATCATTCTTCGGAGTCCTCAAGAACGAACGCGTATCGCGCGTCACGTACTTGACCCGCGAGGCCGCACGACAGGACATCACTCGATACATAGAATTCTGGTACAATCGCAAGCGCCTTCACTCGGCAGTGGGGTACCACCCTCCCCGCGAAGTCCACGCCGAGCACCAGAAGCTGCGAATAGCCGCGTGA
- a CDS encoding response regulator transcription factor has product MTGLTERESRILEHAADGCSTREIARHVGYSERTVKGVLNSLQTRFGLRNRTHIVSYVIRQGLI; this is encoded by the coding sequence ATGACAGGACTGACTGAACGTGAAAGTCGCATTTTAGAACATGCTGCCGACGGATGCTCTACCCGAGAGATAGCCCGACACGTCGGCTATTCAGAGCGCACCGTGAAGGGTGTCCTTAATTCTCTGCAGACACGATTCGGTTTGCGTAATCGAACCCACATCGTTTCCTATGTCATACGGCAGGGTCTCATCTAA
- a CDS encoding transposase, whose amino-acid sequence MAAPRKYSLELRERAVRMYRTSDPKPQIKRLAIELGVHPEALRGWIRQAEADAGERDDRLTSDERDELAALRKENAQLKRANEVLRTASAFFAAQLDPTRPR is encoded by the coding sequence ATGGCTGCCCCCAGGAAGTACTCGCTGGAGTTGCGCGAGCGTGCGGTGCGGATGTACCGGACCTCCGACCCGAAGCCCCAGATCAAGCGACTGGCTATCGAGCTCGGCGTGCATCCCGAGGCCCTGCGCGGCTGGATCCGGCAGGCCGAGGCCGATGCCGGCGAGCGGGACGACCGGCTGACCAGCGACGAACGCGACGAACTCGCCGCGCTTCGCAAGGAGAACGCCCAGCTCAAGCGCGCGAACGAAGTTCTGCGGACGGCCTCGGCTTTTTTCGCGGCGCAACTCGACCCGACCCGGCCCAGGTGA
- a CDS encoding IS3 family transposase, producing the protein MTGLLDEHPDLGVECVLRELHIASSTYYRWRRAEKQPCERRRRDVELTERIKEIHTESGGIYGSPRVHAVLKREGTRVGRKRDERLMREADLAGISPRRTGFPRRDPKATLAPDLVNRDFTAPAPNRLWVTDLTMISTGEGPLWLSAIRDAFSRGVVAWETSARADADLVLTTLEYALASREVEPGKLIHHADHGCQYTSIKLPTRLLRAGVDASMGSVGDSHDNALAENLWMLIKTECVRGRVFATRAEANLALFEYTDGFYTDLGSSG; encoded by the coding sequence GTGACGGGGCTCCTCGACGAGCACCCTGACCTGGGAGTGGAGTGCGTCCTGCGGGAACTGCACATCGCCTCCTCCACCTACTACCGCTGGCGCCGCGCCGAGAAGCAGCCGTGCGAGCGGCGGCGTCGCGACGTCGAGCTGACCGAGCGGATCAAGGAGATCCACACCGAGTCCGGCGGGATCTACGGCTCTCCGCGCGTGCATGCCGTGCTGAAACGCGAGGGCACACGCGTGGGCCGCAAGCGGGACGAGCGCCTGATGCGCGAGGCCGACCTGGCGGGCATCAGCCCGCGCCGCACAGGCTTCCCGCGCCGGGATCCGAAGGCCACACTCGCCCCGGACCTGGTCAACCGGGACTTCACCGCACCGGCGCCGAACCGGCTGTGGGTCACCGACCTGACGATGATCTCGACCGGCGAGGGCCCGCTGTGGCTGTCGGCGATCCGGGACGCGTTCTCCCGCGGGGTGGTGGCCTGGGAGACCTCCGCCCGCGCGGACGCCGACCTGGTCCTGACCACGCTGGAGTACGCCCTCGCGTCCCGCGAGGTCGAGCCCGGCAAGCTCATCCACCATGCCGACCACGGCTGTCAGTACACATCCATCAAGCTCCCAACTCGCCTGCTGCGGGCAGGAGTTGACGCGTCCATGGGCTCCGTCGGGGACAGCCACGACAACGCCCTCGCGGAGAACCTGTGGATGCTGATCAAGACCGAGTGCGTGCGCGGCCGCGTCTTCGCCACACGTGCCGAGGCGAACCTCGCGCTCTTCGAGTACACAGACGGCTTCTATACTGACCTCGGCTCGTCAGGGTGA